AGATGCTTTATACCTGCTTGGTTCAAAAAACAAATCAGTTCCTAAATTTATTGTTATGGGAGACGGCCCTCAAAAGGCTGAATTTGAGGCTTATTCGAAAATAAAGAATGTAGATGCATTGTTTACAGGACGAATGCCTTATGAATGTATGTGTGCTCTGTTGTCACTCTGTGATATAGTTGTTAATCCCATTGTAGGTTCATCAGCTGCAAGTATAATTAATAAGCATGCAGATTATGCTTCTGTTGGGAAACCTGTTATTAACACACAGAATAGTCCTGAATATAGAAGGCTGATTGATGCGTATGAAATGGGGATTAATTGCGAAAGTGGAAATGCAATAGAAATAGCCCAAGCGGTAGAGACGTTGTCTGCTGACAAAGGTTTAAGAATTAGGATGGGGAAGAGTGCTCGCAAGTGCGCAGAAGAAAAGTTTAATCGAGGAAATACATATTTGGCAATTTCAAACATCATCTAGAATTGGAAATATACTATGAGCCAAGTTGAAGTTTTAATATCCGCAATGAATCAAAATGGTCCGTCTATTTTTAGACAGACAAACATTCAGTCTAGTGCTTTGATGGTAAATCAATGTGATGTAAATGATTATTGGGAACAAAAGCTAGAATTTGGAACAATCAGAATCTTTTCAACAAAAGATCGAGGCTTAAGCAGAAGCCGAAATATGGCTGTAGAAAACGCCTCAAAAAAGTATGCTTTGTTATGCGATGATGATGAATATTTATACAAAGATTATCCTCAATTAATCGAAACGGCTTTTGCAGACAATCCCAAAGCAGATGTAATCTGTTTTCAGGTCAAGTGTCCCGGGAAAAAATATTCAAGTAAAAGCTTTAAACTTGGATACATAACAACTCTTAGAATTGCAAGCTGGCAAATTTGTTTTAGATTAGAATCTGTAAGAAAAGCAAACATCGTCTTTGATACTCGATTTGGCTCTGGAACTGTGATGGGATCTGGCGAAGAGAACATTTTTTTATATGATTGTTTGAAAAATGGCTTGAACATTTACTATGTGCCGATTTGCATTGGTGAAGTGTCTCGTAAAAAATCAAATTGGTTTAAGGGGTTTACACAAACTTATTTTTTTAATCGAGGGAAAATTTTAAGACGGATGATGGGTTCTTTTTGGGGAGGTGTATATTGTGTGTATTTTGTAATTGCAAAACATCGACGCTATAAAAAGGAAACGAACTTCGCAAACGCCTGCAAGAACATTGTTAAAGGTTTTTTCTCGTGGTCGGAAAAATGAGCCCTTTAGTATCTGTCATTATTCCAACATTCAAAAGATCGGAAATGCTTCCGAGAGCGATAAATTCTGTATTGTCGCAAACGTATAAAAATGTTCAAGTTGTAGTTGTTGATGACAATAATCCTAATACAGACTACCGCCAATTAACTGAAAACAGAATGAAACTTTTCGCAAATGACAATCGTGTAAAGTACATTCTTCATAGTAAAAACAGCAATGGCTCTGTTGCTAGAAATACTGGAATAAAAAATGCAGATGGAGAGATTGTTACGTTTTTAGATGATGATGATGTGTATAGGCCGGATAAAATACAAAAACAAGTCGAATTTTTACTTAAGAATAAACGGTACAGAGCTGTATATTGTGGATGGACTAGAGAAAAAGAATATATTCCATCTCATCAAGGAAACTTGTCATATGATATACTGAGTGGTGACAATATCATTTATACAAATGCAATCATGATGTGGAAAAAAGACGCTTTATCATGTGGAGGGTGGGATGAAACTTTTCTACGTCATCAAGAAGCGGCCTTTCTTCTGCGTTTTTTTTCTAAAGGTGGAGAAATTGGCGTTGTATCAGAATCTTTAATAGATTTTGATGTGTCTGATAGATCAAATGCTCCTCAAAATCCCGACAAAAATAGAGACCATGTATTACATTTGCTAAAAAACTATATTGATACAATGGAATGTAGTGAAAATATTGAAATAAAAAAGAAGATTGTTTCTCATAGGTATCGCGGAATTTTGTTAGGCTATTTGAAAAGACGTTGTTTTATAGGGGGACTATTCTTCTATTTTGGGGCGTTAATTAAAATGCCCATACGATTCAATGTTGATTTAATAATATATATTTTGAAACACGTCTAAAATGTTAAGATATATAAAGACACCGGAATTTCTTTTCGTTTTGTATGTTTATGGATTTGTTTTATTACGTCCATTGATATATTTGACACATGATTATTCCACAATGATTATAGGTGGTTATGTATCATTATTGTTGATTTTGCTCACGGTAGTAAACAGATCTTCTAGAATAGACTTGCGAAATATTTTTGTATGGTTACTCCTATCATTATTTTTTGGATCTCAACTCGTTTACGCAACTTTGTTTAAGGGGTATGAGACTTCTTATCAATATTCTCTAAATTTCATCATATTTGGATTTGTTCCGTTATATTTTTTATTGAATGTCAATAATTTTAAATTATTGATTTATTGTGCCTTTATAATTTCATGTGTAAATGGTTTGGTTTTATTACTTGATCCTTTGAATGATTATTGTTTGTCTGGTAATTATATGGGGTATGGTTTTGACTTGTTGATGTTTTCGTTTTCAGGGTTACTTTTTGGTTTTTATGCTTTAAGGAAAAAAATACTGCTTGCTCCAATAATAATAGAATTATCTTTTATAGTTATCTATGGAAATAAGGGCGCTGCGCTGGGTGCTTTAGCCATGCTGTTGGTGATGTTCTTTTTTCAAATAAAATCCATTTCTAAGTTAATTCTTTCGTTGGTAATCTTTCTTATTTTAGCGAATTGGAAATTGTTGCTGTCTGCAATTGTTAGTCAACTTATGAAATTCAATCTACCCACGTATTCACTCTTAACATTGCAATTGCTAGTCTTGGATGAATCTGATCAAGTATATTCAGCAAGAACAAATATTTGGAATGTTGCAATTGAATGGATTGAACGAAATCCTTTTTGGGGGAATGGAATATGTACTTTTGACGAGTTTAACAATGGCTATGTTCATAATGTTTTTTTAGAAATAACGCTCGCATATGGGTATATGGGATTAATTGTCTTTGTTGGGTTGTTAGTGCATAGTATTTTTTTGCTTGTGAAGATGAATGATCCGTATAAAAGGTTCTTTCAATTAATCCTTTTAGTTGGATGGCTTGTTCCGATGCAATTTTCTTTAACCATTTGGAATGTTTCGTTATTTTGGATTTATATAGGGATATATCTTCTTTCGATTACAGGAAAAAAAGATGAAAGTTTTAGTCAATACGTATGATACGGCTTTTCAAAATATAGCAGGAGGTGTTCACAAACGAATAGAAAAAACCTCTCGTTTTATAAGGGATCTTGGTTGCCAAATAGATTTCTTTGATAAATTTAGTACAAAAGTTGAAGATTATGACATTCTACATGTTTATATGATTGATGTTGGTAATGTTGAATTGGTAAAGTATGCAAAATCCAAAGGTTTAAAGATTGTTTTGTCGTCTATAGTCAATCTAAATCATAGCCTTTCATTAAGATTGTATTGGCTTATTAGAAAAATGCCGATAATGACTACATATAAATTATTTTTCCAAATGTGCTTGTTGGCTGACGTTATTGTCGTTGAAACGGAAAAAGAAAGAAAGTTTGTTAGTAGATATTTTCATGTTTCTGAATCAAAAATAACAATTATTCCAAGTGGAGTTGATGAAGTTTGCTATAAAAAAGATGAACTTATTTTTGAGAAAATAGGGAAAAAATGTGACTATGCAATAGAGGTTGCAAGATTTGATCAAAACAAGAATCAGCTGAATGTAATAAAGGCTATGGCAGGTGAAAAGGAAAATGTTGTTTTTGTTGGTGGCGGCGATTCAAAGAATTCCAAATATTATCAGCAATGTTTGGATATTGCAAAGAAATGTAAAAATATTCATTTATTAGGTTGGGTTGATGCGAATTCTGATTTGCTGAAATCTGCCTATTCAAATGCAAAAGCTGTCATTTGTTCATCTTATCAGGAAACTTTTGGCCTTTCAATTTTGGAAGGAATTCAAGCTGGAGCATTCCCTATTCTTTCTAAGACATTACCGATTTTAGATTTTAAAGAAATGAGTGGATGTGAAACCTTTGATCCAGATGATTTGATGGATATAAGGGATAAAATTAAGAAAGTTATGAATACTAATAAAGTTTTTGAAAATAGAGATATGGTAAAATCGTCATTTTCATGGGATGCTGTTGCTAAGAAACATGTTGATATATTTGAAGGCTTGCTGATAAAATGATGCAAAAAAAAATAATTATTAGTTTTTTGTATAGAATAAAAACCAAATTGTTTTGGACTGTTGATAGAGTTGTTGGTCGACTAAAGTCTGAATATATTGATATTCCTGTACTGAATGCCGATTGTAAAATATTGATCCTTGCCCCGCATTCCGACGATGAGTGGATAGGTTGCTCACAAATCATCAAAGATAATACAGATGTGTTAATTTGCAACATGGATATGGATGGTGGTGATACACAAGAAATTCATGCCATTCGTTATCAAGAAATGAAATCTTTGGCAAATAAATATCATCGACCGTTTTCTACCGTTAATGCGAATAATAGGGAATGTGGTCTTTTGAAAATAGTTCAAGATTATCGCCCAGAAATTATTTTTCTTCCTTTTTTTATGGATTGGCATGAAGAACACGTTCAGGTAATGAATGTACTGAAGAGCGTGTCTGCCTCAGTTAAAGGATTTCAAATAGGAATGTACCCCGTATCACTACCAATGTTGCCGAATTTTATTACTCATTTTAGACCTTTGAATAAAACAGCATTAAAGGCCAAATGGGATGAGTTCTTGAATGTTTATAAAACGCAAACGTTTATTCCATGGAAGCGCTTCTTGGCAAATGAGCGAATTAATGGTGCTTATTTAAACCAATATGCGGCTGAAGTTTATTCGATAATTCCTGTAGAGCAGTGGATTAAATTGTTGGATAATCACTTGTTGACTGACGAGCAAAAAAAATGCTTAAAAGGTAATTTGAATAAAATTTCTAAAGTTCGAAAAATGATGAGTCTGTTTTATGCTGCGAAAGAGGCTTGATGTTATGAAAAAGATTGGGCAAGAGACTATGTTTGGCAATAATTACGGAGCTTGTTTGCAGGTGCTTGCTTTGTAACATATATGTTGTGCAAACATTCTTGCTTTAAAAAATATGCAAGTTGAAATAGGAGAAATACCATGTCTGATGCTAAAATTCTAGCTTATTATCTACCCCAATTTCATCCATTTAAGGAAAATGATGAATGGTGGGGGAAGGGATTTACGGAATGGACGAATGTTGGAAAAGCAAAGCCGTTGTTTAGGGGACATTATCAGCCTAAAGTTCCTGCAGATTTAGGGTATTATGATCTTAGGTTGCCTGTTGTTCGTCAGCAACAGGTTGAGTTGGCCCAAAAAGCTGGCATAGATGGTTTTTGTTATTGGCATTATTGGTTTGGTGGAAAAGGACGTCAGTTAATGAACTGTATTATTGATGATGTCCTGGAATCTGGAAAACCTGATTTCCCTTTTTGCCTTGGTTGGGCGAATGAGTCTTGGAAGGCAAAGTTATGGAATAAGGATGGTAAGGGTGATAAGCTGTTGATGGAACAGCGTTATGAAGGAATAGATGATTATCGTGCACATTTTGAGTATGTATTAAAATTATTCAAAGACCATAGATATGTTAGAGTAGATGGGAAACCTTTTTTTCTGATTTATCGCCCACAATTGTTTAGTGAAGTTCAATTGTTTATCAATCTTTGGAATAAATGGATTAAAGAATCTGGTGTTGCCGATGGAATATATTTTGTTGCGAATCTTGATGATGAAAGTGAATATAAAAAATGGATTTCAATGGGATTTGATGCGGTAACTCCATCAATGTGGTCTCGGACAGATCCTTATTTTAATTATTCAAAGCTTGGAAAATATATTATGCAAAAACGGCGGGCACATTGGCCTAGCCCAGTAAGAAATGATTATGGATATATTTGTAATCATCTCCTTTGGAAGGATTATATGGATTTTAATGATGATGTAATCCCATTCATAATTCCACAATGGGATCATACACCAAGAAGTGGGACGAAAGGGCGCGTGTTTGTAAATGTAACACCTGAGCTTTTTGAACAACAGGCAAAAAAAATTCTGCAGAATGTACAAAAAAAGAATAACAAAATCGTCATGTTGAAATCATGGAATGAATGGGGTGAAGGCAATTATATGGAACCCGATTTAAAATATGGGCATGGTTTTATTGATGCTTTGAGAAACGCTTTGAACACCATATTGAATAAATAATTGGGGGCTGCGAAGCCTGTTGTTTGAAAAAAACGAAAGCCATCTCTTAAGAAAGGAATGAGTCCGGTATAATACCGGACTCATTGCGCTTGTTTAATCCTTGCTTCAAATAATCCAACTTTTGGGGCTGCAAAACTAAGCCTGAGAGTCTCTTTGTAATGTTGGTTGCTTTATAATTTTCGCCGGATTCCCAGCCGCAACGCTATATGCAGGTACATTTTTTGTTACTACAGCATTTGCGGCGATAATTGCGCCTTTGCCGATATGTACTCCTGAGAGAATCGTTGCCTTATCTCCAATCCAAACATCATCTTCAATAACAACAGGTCCCTTTGAAATGATAGGTCTTTTTAATGGATGCATTTTCAACATTTCCATAGATGAATCTCCATGATTATTGTCTGAAATTGTAACCCACTTACCTGTTAGTACGTTGTTACCTATTGTCATTTTATTAGTACATGTAATATGATTGAATGCCCCAAAATCACAATAAGCACCAATCATTAAAGAAGGTTTTTCTTTAACAAGATTGGGCCATGTTGTTAAATAGATATAATCGCTAAAATATGTTTTTTCTTCAATTGTTATGCATTCTCCACCATGAATGAGTCCAATTTTTCCAAAAGATACCGTTTTGTCGCATTGTTTAAAAATTGGCTGAAGCCAGTAGGAACGAATCCTTGTTTTTAAGGATAAATCTACATATTCAAAGGTTTTATAGGAATAGATAAATCTTAATAAAGAAACAATCCTTCTTAACAAAAAAGAAATAAAACGATGTACTTTTTTTTTCATTTCATTCTCGCTCTAATAAAATTCAATACAGTTTTTGCTAGTTGTTTCGGAATCAGCGTCCAAAAATACAATTCATGACCATAATACTTAAGCAATAATTTCCATGCTCCTTTTATCTTGAATCCATTACGGTTGCCAATATTATTCGCATTTTCGCTTTTGACATTTCGGTGAAGCAACAATAACATGCAATTGTAATTAATGATAAATTTTGAATAAATATCCCTTTTTATGAATGCATAGCATTTTTTAGAAACAATTCCCTTATCTACATATTCTTTCCAAATGTTTAGGTAGTTTTCAACAAAAACCTGATAAAAGTTATACCCACCATTACTACTTCCATCGAGTCCATCTTGCATTACAGATTTTCGAACAAAAAGGTTCTTCTCTCGGAGTGTTGAAGACATTAAATAAAATGGAACCTGCAACAAACGAGTTGGAATGTAGCGTTCACAGTTATCAACAAGATGTACAGCCTCTTTTAAAAATATACTGCCACTCATGAAGGTCACCCAAAAAGAAATGGCCTTCCAAAAATCATCGCAATCAGAATATTCTTGAGTCTCGGGTAGGTTGTCTTTATTTTTTAAAACACTTAAATGGATTAATCCATAATCTCCGTTTCGAATTAAATCTAGTATATATGAAATTGAACCATCTTTTAAAAGATCGTCATCTCCCAATAACCAGATGTATTTACCTGATGCCCATTGCATACATTTTATAAAATTACCTGCGGCACCAACATTCTCGGGATTCCTATTATATGTAATAGGTAATCCCTGATCAATAAACGATTGAACAACTTGGGGTGTATCGTCGTCAGAGGCGTTATCAGAAACAAAAATTTCAATTTCTGATGAATCTATTGATGCAAGCTGTTCACAAAAGCTATTCAATGATATAGATAAAATTTTAGCACGATTCCATGTCGGAATACATATTGAAAGCAAAGGTTGTTTAGTCATTGTGCCATTCCCTCTTTTTATGGCGATATATGTAATTAATCCATGTCAATGAAACAAAACGGAGCAAAGCAAATGCTATTGTAATGCCGTAAACTCCATATAGATTTCCAAATGTAATTGTTGATATGCAACATAAAATTCCGACAACAACAGAATTAAGTAACAACGGTTCTTTTTTATGGCACCTTAAATATGTAGCCCAGCAATTTATAGGGAACATTGTCCATATTGCCCAAGCCATTAGACTTAATGGGAGTATCGGTAAAAATCTATCCCCAATATGAATTCCAAATAGCATAAAGTCCATTTTTTGAATAGCATATATAACAACTATAAAGGCAATCAAGCATGAAGTCCCAATTAGCATCATTTGTTTCATAGTTTTGCCAAAAAGCAAATCTAAATTTTTGTAGTCCTTCTGAGCGATGAATCCAGAAAGTCTCGGAACTTTTGTATTAATCCAACTCTGAGTTAAAGCATGTAAACCATTGAGGGCTGCCATAGTCATGCCCATTTGTCCTGCAACCCTTGCACCTTCAGTCGCGAACAACACTGGATTAAATAATTGATAGATAAAATATCCACTAATCCAACTTACAGCAATTCGCCATTGATATGGGAATATTTCTTTCATATAAAGGACTGCTTCAGATCCAAAATCATTCCAAATATTCTTTAATATTTTGAAGAAGGGAGACTTTGCAATAATTATAACGACGATAAAAACCCTTACAAAAGCATCTGCTCCGGATACAAATAATTTTCCACCAATAGATAGGCCTCCCCAGACTACAATCGGATGCACAATTTGCTGAACAAAACGCAACTGAGCAACTTCTTTGACTTTCCCAAGCCCCTCCAAAAAAGCTGTAATTGGAGACAGCAGCAAATTAAATGCAGTACCAACAGCAAGTAAGATCCACGGCAAGAACCATTCAATGTCCTTGTGTTCAGCACTATATTTAGAGAAGAATATGGATCCAAAAATTCCAAGAGCGATAAACACGAGAATCGCTATAACAAGATACCATTTTGTACAAAACTTCAAAAGTGAAGAAAGTCTTGATCGATATTTTTCTTCTCCTTCCATTCTGTATTCAGAATTCAGCTTCAAGTGTGAAGCTTCATGAGCAACAAACTGCGTAATAATGCCTGTCAAGCCAAGCTCAAAGAAAACTTGCAAAGCAACAATGCTGCCAAAAGTATAGTAGAATCCCTGTTCCTCCGGCGAAAGATTTTTTGCAATGAAAAACACCGTGAATAGGGCTGTCGATATAGACAACCCTCGGCTTAACAAAGTGTAAAATATCGCCTTGTCAACGCCTAGTTTCTGTGTTACAAATGTTTTAAAGCTCATATTACTTTGCTGACACTGACATGATTTCTGCGAGTTCTTCTGGAGGGAGCAATGGTTTCATGTCCTCTAGTGGGCGTGATGCCATTTGTCCTTCTGGAGTCTTGTAGTTTGCTTGGCGAGGCTGAATCGGTTGCGTTATGCAGACCTTTACATCGCAGAGAGCGGGACCATCGTATGTAAGAACCTCTTCAACAACAGAATCAATTTCAGAATTGTTGTTTATAGCAAAAGTCTTTATTCCATACGCTTCGGCAACGGCTTTGATGTTTCCGATTGCTAGACCTGAATTTTGATTACAGCATACAAAATGCTGATTGAATACATTTGTCTGTGTTGCAACAATTGTGGCGTAACCATTATTGTTCAAGATAAAGAACTTGATTGGATAGTTATGGTATTTGATTGTTGCCAAGTCCTGAATATTCATGACAAAGCCACCATCACCATTATTGCATACAATCTTTTGTCCAGGGTGCGCTACAGCGGCACCAATTGCTGCAGGCAAACCATAGCCCATCGAAGAAAGACCCTTAGTCGCAATGACTGTTTGGTTCTTTTTTACCTTGAAAGCATGAATCACGGTGTCAACGCAAGTTCCTGCACGACCGCCACAATAAACGTCATTTACGTTCATTTGGCGAGAAATAGAGTCAACCAAATAATACGAGTTCACGAAATCTGTATTATTCAGCCATTCTGGATTCAGTACTGGGTATTTTTTTGCCCATGTTTTGCCTTGAGCAATCCAAGCCGAATTATCGTTAGGAATAATATCAAGCGAATTTAACTCTGTAAAAAAAGTCTTTGCATCGCTTTGGATTTTCAAGTGGGGATGCAATTTTTGCTTATCAAGTTCCGCTTTGTCTATATCAACCATGATTAATTTTGCAAATCTTGCATAGGCATC
This is a stretch of genomic DNA from Fibrobacter sp. UWB13. It encodes these proteins:
- a CDS encoding glycosyltransferase family A protein, yielding MSQVEVLISAMNQNGPSIFRQTNIQSSALMVNQCDVNDYWEQKLEFGTIRIFSTKDRGLSRSRNMAVENASKKYALLCDDDEYLYKDYPQLIETAFADNPKADVICFQVKCPGKKYSSKSFKLGYITTLRIASWQICFRLESVRKANIVFDTRFGSGTVMGSGEENIFLYDCLKNGLNIYYVPICIGEVSRKKSNWFKGFTQTYFFNRGKILRRMMGSFWGGVYCVYFVIAKHRRYKKETNFANACKNIVKGFFSWSEK
- a CDS encoding glycosyltransferase family A protein produces the protein MVGKMSPLVSVIIPTFKRSEMLPRAINSVLSQTYKNVQVVVVDDNNPNTDYRQLTENRMKLFANDNRVKYILHSKNSNGSVARNTGIKNADGEIVTFLDDDDVYRPDKIQKQVEFLLKNKRYRAVYCGWTREKEYIPSHQGNLSYDILSGDNIIYTNAIMMWKKDALSCGGWDETFLRHQEAAFLLRFFSKGGEIGVVSESLIDFDVSDRSNAPQNPDKNRDHVLHLLKNYIDTMECSENIEIKKKIVSHRYRGILLGYLKRRCFIGGLFFYFGALIKMPIRFNVDLIIYILKHV
- a CDS encoding O-antigen ligase; its protein translation is MIIGGYVSLLLILLTVVNRSSRIDLRNIFVWLLLSLFFGSQLVYATLFKGYETSYQYSLNFIIFGFVPLYFLLNVNNFKLLIYCAFIISCVNGLVLLLDPLNDYCLSGNYMGYGFDLLMFSFSGLLFGFYALRKKILLAPIIIELSFIVIYGNKGAALGALAMLLVMFFFQIKSISKLILSLVIFLILANWKLLLSAIVSQLMKFNLPTYSLLTLQLLVLDESDQVYSARTNIWNVAIEWIERNPFWGNGICTFDEFNNGYVHNVFLEITLAYGYMGLIVFVGLLVHSIFLLVKMNDPYKRFFQLILLVGWLVPMQFSLTIWNVSLFWIYIGIYLLSITGKKDESFSQYV
- a CDS encoding glycosyltransferase, producing MKVLVNTYDTAFQNIAGGVHKRIEKTSRFIRDLGCQIDFFDKFSTKVEDYDILHVYMIDVGNVELVKYAKSKGLKIVLSSIVNLNHSLSLRLYWLIRKMPIMTTYKLFFQMCLLADVIVVETEKERKFVSRYFHVSESKITIIPSGVDEVCYKKDELIFEKIGKKCDYAIEVARFDQNKNQLNVIKAMAGEKENVVFVGGGDSKNSKYYQQCLDIAKKCKNIHLLGWVDANSDLLKSAYSNAKAVICSSYQETFGLSILEGIQAGAFPILSKTLPILDFKEMSGCETFDPDDLMDIRDKIKKVMNTNKVFENRDMVKSSFSWDAVAKKHVDIFEGLLIK
- a CDS encoding PIG-L deacetylase family protein, which encodes MMQKKIIISFLYRIKTKLFWTVDRVVGRLKSEYIDIPVLNADCKILILAPHSDDEWIGCSQIIKDNTDVLICNMDMDGGDTQEIHAIRYQEMKSLANKYHRPFSTVNANNRECGLLKIVQDYRPEIIFLPFFMDWHEEHVQVMNVLKSVSASVKGFQIGMYPVSLPMLPNFITHFRPLNKTALKAKWDEFLNVYKTQTFIPWKRFLANERINGAYLNQYAAEVYSIIPVEQWIKLLDNHLLTDEQKKCLKGNLNKISKVRKMMSLFYAAKEA
- a CDS encoding glycoside hydrolase family 99-like domain-containing protein — its product is MSDAKILAYYLPQFHPFKENDEWWGKGFTEWTNVGKAKPLFRGHYQPKVPADLGYYDLRLPVVRQQQVELAQKAGIDGFCYWHYWFGGKGRQLMNCIIDDVLESGKPDFPFCLGWANESWKAKLWNKDGKGDKLLMEQRYEGIDDYRAHFEYVLKLFKDHRYVRVDGKPFFLIYRPQLFSEVQLFINLWNKWIKESGVADGIYFVANLDDESEYKKWISMGFDAVTPSMWSRTDPYFNYSKLGKYIMQKRRAHWPSPVRNDYGYICNHLLWKDYMDFNDDVIPFIIPQWDHTPRSGTKGRVFVNVTPELFEQQAKKILQNVQKKNNKIVMLKSWNEWGEGNYMEPDLKYGHGFIDALRNALNTILNK
- a CDS encoding acyltransferase, whose protein sequence is MKKKVHRFISFLLRRIVSLLRFIYSYKTFEYVDLSLKTRIRSYWLQPIFKQCDKTVSFGKIGLIHGGECITIEEKTYFSDYIYLTTWPNLVKEKPSLMIGAYCDFGAFNHITCTNKMTIGNNVLTGKWVTISDNNHGDSSMEMLKMHPLKRPIISKGPVVIEDDVWIGDKATILSGVHIGKGAIIAANAVVTKNVPAYSVAAGNPAKIIKQPTLQRDSQA
- a CDS encoding glycosyltransferase family 2 protein, whose product is MTKQPLLSICIPTWNRAKILSISLNSFCEQLASIDSSEIEIFVSDNASDDDTPQVVQSFIDQGLPITYNRNPENVGAAGNFIKCMQWASGKYIWLLGDDDLLKDGSISYILDLIRNGDYGLIHLSVLKNKDNLPETQEYSDCDDFWKAISFWVTFMSGSIFLKEAVHLVDNCERYIPTRLLQVPFYLMSSTLREKNLFVRKSVMQDGLDGSSNGGYNFYQVFVENYLNIWKEYVDKGIVSKKCYAFIKRDIYSKFIINYNCMLLLLHRNVKSENANNIGNRNGFKIKGAWKLLLKYYGHELYFWTLIPKQLAKTVLNFIRARMK
- a CDS encoding lipopolysaccharide biosynthesis protein — translated: MSFKTFVTQKLGVDKAIFYTLLSRGLSISTALFTVFFIAKNLSPEEQGFYYTFGSIVALQVFFELGLTGIITQFVAHEASHLKLNSEYRMEGEEKYRSRLSSLLKFCTKWYLVIAILVFIALGIFGSIFFSKYSAEHKDIEWFLPWILLAVGTAFNLLLSPITAFLEGLGKVKEVAQLRFVQQIVHPIVVWGGLSIGGKLFVSGADAFVRVFIVVIIIAKSPFFKILKNIWNDFGSEAVLYMKEIFPYQWRIAVSWISGYFIYQLFNPVLFATEGARVAGQMGMTMAALNGLHALTQSWINTKVPRLSGFIAQKDYKNLDLLFGKTMKQMMLIGTSCLIAFIVVIYAIQKMDFMLFGIHIGDRFLPILPLSLMAWAIWTMFPINCWATYLRCHKKEPLLLNSVVVGILCCISTITFGNLYGVYGITIAFALLRFVSLTWINYIYRHKKREWHND
- a CDS encoding thiamine pyrophosphate-binding protein; amino-acid sequence: MIKVSDYVIEFLLKHGVTDVFMFVGGGAMHLDDSAGANPNMNCVACLHEQTCAMAAESYARNKNGLGVAIVTTGPGATNTLTAVAASWIESTQLFVISGQVKRGDSMIGTGVRQMGVQEVDIVEMAKPVTKYAVLLNDPLKIRYELEKCVFMAKNGRPGPVLLDIPLDVQATRVDENTLDGFNAEYDKYEIPNEYLKEIKSLLEHSKRPVIYVGAGVALGDARKEFLQFVEKLQIPVLTTWNGMDLIWDDHPLYMGRPGAIGQRHANFVLQNSDLLITVGTRLAPLQTGFAYDAYARFAKLIMVDIDKAELDKQKLHPHLKIQSDAKTFFTELNSLDIIPNDNSAWIAQGKTWAKKYPVLNPEWLNNTDFVNSYYLVDSISRQMNVNDVYCGGRAGTCVDTVIHAFKVKKNQTVIATKGLSSMGYGLPAAIGAAVAHPGQKIVCNNGDGGFVMNIQDLATIKYHNYPIKFFILNNNGYATIVATQTNVFNQHFVCCNQNSGLAIGNIKAVAEAYGIKTFAINNNSEIDSVVEEVLTYDGPALCDVKVCITQPIQPRQANYKTPEGQMASRPLEDMKPLLPPEELAEIMSVSAK